A window of Marinitoga sp. 1197 contains these coding sequences:
- a CDS encoding MFS transporter: protein MKKTELIFGFSSFYVLGYSLIVTSTLIPIIEKTYNIDHFLVGLSFSIGSIAFLLSALLYGYLLEKFNAFKIILSAILIFLTGNMLMFLMNSYWLMVLGIFFINFGGGALEISIPFLIGVTGNGKKGRILNLLHSAFAIGALSSPVFSSLILKYTKYWKLSFLAGILLNIIPLISLFLIKSFIESTHTNYLNKEKKSIKGIINFTFIILVLALSFYVGYEMNFSSWISTFLYEFRNFSISTAALYPSFLWFGLFLGRTLFSKMPERYGYKKWLIITVLFSILFSAFTIYVSKDVIISAIGTILVGTAFATTYPTIQALIVEKYENNKGIALSIASGGTSIISGGITYLIGYIGKLNGLLYSFFIVITINILELIIVFLINEKE from the coding sequence TAGCAGTTTTTATGTTTTGGGTTATTCATTAATAGTAACAAGTACCTTAATCCCGATAATTGAAAAAACATATAATATTGATCATTTTTTGGTAGGATTATCTTTTTCAATAGGATCTATTGCATTTTTATTATCAGCTTTATTATACGGTTATCTTTTAGAAAAATTTAATGCATTTAAAATAATTTTATCTGCCATTTTGATTTTTCTAACAGGAAATATGTTGATGTTTTTAATGAATTCATATTGGCTAATGGTTTTAGGAATATTTTTTATTAATTTTGGCGGAGGAGCTTTGGAAATTTCAATTCCATTTCTTATTGGAGTTACAGGAAATGGAAAAAAAGGAAGGATATTAAATTTATTACATTCCGCTTTTGCTATAGGAGCATTGAGTAGTCCTGTTTTTTCATCACTGATATTAAAGTATACTAAATATTGGAAGTTGTCTTTTTTAGCTGGAATATTATTGAATATCATTCCGTTAATTTCGTTGTTTTTAATTAAAAGTTTTATAGAATCCACACATACGAATTATTTGAATAAAGAAAAAAAGAGTATTAAAGGTATAATCAATTTTACTTTTATTATATTGGTATTAGCGTTGTCTTTTTATGTAGGATATGAAATGAATTTTTCATCCTGGATATCAACATTTTTATATGAATTTAGAAATTTTAGTATTTCAACAGCAGCATTATATCCGTCATTTCTATGGTTTGGATTATTTTTAGGAAGAACATTATTTTCAAAAATGCCGGAAAGATATGGTTACAAAAAATGGTTAATTATAACAGTGTTATTTTCTATATTATTTTCAGCGTTTACAATTTATGTAAGTAAAGATGTTATTATTTCCGCAATTGGAACAATATTGGTAGGGACAGCATTTGCAACAACATATCCAACTATTCAAGCCTTAATAGTAGAAAAATATGAAAATAATAAAGGAATAGCTCTAAGTATTGCTTCTGGCGGAACATCTATTATTTCTGGAGGGATAACCTATTTAATTGGTTATATTGGAAAACTGAACGGATTGTTATATAGTTTTTTTATAGTAATAACTATAAATATTTTAGAATTAATTATAGTGTTTCTAATTAATGAAAAGGAATAA